In Nostoc sp. GT001, a genomic segment contains:
- the psaK gene encoding photosystem I reaction center subunit PsaK, whose amino-acid sequence MLTSTLLAAATTPLQWSPTVGLIMIIANIVAIAFGKSSIKYPNAEPGLPSANFFGGFGLPALLATTAFGHILGVGTILGLHNLGRI is encoded by the coding sequence GTGTTGACTTCAACCTTACTCGCTGCTGCAACCACACCTCTGCAATGGAGTCCTACAGTTGGACTGATTATGATTATTGCTAATATCGTTGCCATTGCCTTTGGCAAATCTAGCATCAAGTATCCCAACGCAGAACCAGGACTACCCTCAGCCAATTTCTTTGGTGGTTTTGGTTTACCAGCCCTTTTAGCAACTACCGCCTTTGGTCATATCTTGGGAGTAGGTACTATTTTAGGGCTGCATAACCTGGGAAGAATTTAG